A window of Solanum stenotomum isolate F172 chromosome 3, ASM1918654v1, whole genome shotgun sequence contains these coding sequences:
- the LOC125857673 gene encoding peroxisomal (S)-2-hydroxyacid oxidase GLO4-like has product MSTVILGHKTSAPIMIAPTMMHKFAHPEGEIATARGAASCDVIAGLSFTCKVVRFIQTFVRYYSQLSLSSYVNTDFSCFAANRDL; this is encoded by the exons ATGTCAACTGTTATACTTGGTCACAAGACATCAGCTCCTATTATGATTGCCCCAACTATGATGCATAAATTTGCACACCCTGAAG GAGAAATCGCAACAGCTAGAGGCGCTGCATCATGTGATGTTATCGCG GGATTGTCATTTACGTGCAAGGTTGTTCGCTTCATTCAGACTTTTGTAAGATATTATTCCCAACTCTCATTATCTTCATACGTAAATActgatttttcatgttttgCAGCAAATAGAGATTTATAG
- the LOC125857672 gene encoding peroxisomal (S)-2-hydroxyacid oxidase GLO3-like, translated as MVRQAESNGFRAIILTTDTPALGRRKADITNKMIAPQLRNFEGLLSTKFVSEKACAAETLDRSFFWKEIAWLKSVTKLPILIKGILTSEDAMKAIETGVAGIIVSNHGARQLDYTPATISVLEEVVHVVQGKVPVLIEGGIRRGTDIFKALALGAKAVLIGRPVIYGLAAKGESGVKQVIEMLKNELEQTMALAGCCTVADITRNYVKTEKERFLGRM; from the exons ATGGTACGTCAAGCTGAGAGTAATGGGTTCAGGGCAATAATTCTCACTACTGATACTCCTGCGCTTGGTAGAAGGAAGGCTGATATAACAAATAA GATGATCGCACCTCAATTGAGGAACTTTGAAGGTCTTCTATCAACTAAATTTGTCTCT GAAAAAGCTTGCGCTGCAGAAACTCTTGATCGTTCGTTTTTCTGGAAG GAAATAGCATGGTTAAAGTCAGTTACCAAGTTGCCAATCCTGATAAAAGGCATTCTCACTAGTGAAGATG CAATGAAAGCAATTGAAACAGGAGTTGCAGGAATTATCGTCTCTAACCATGGAGCTCGGCAGCTGGATTACACTCCAGCTACTATTTCTGTTCTTGAAGAG GTGGTCCATGTAGTTCAAGGTAAAGTTCCAGTTCTTATTGAGGGAGGAATTAGACGAGGAACAGACATATTCAAGGCTCTAGCACTAGGCGCAAAAGCTGTTCTG ATTGGTCGACCGGTTATCTATGGCCTGGCCGCTAAGGGAGAATCTGGGGTAAAACAAGTTATTGAAATGCTCAAGAATGAATTGGAACAGACTATGGCTCTTGCTGGCTGCTGCACTGTGGCTGACATTACCAGAAATTATGTCAAGACAGAGAAAGAAAGGTTCCTAGGTAGGATGTAG
- the LOC125858158 gene encoding peroxisomal (S)-2-hydroxyacid oxidase GLO4-like yields the protein MAGEPVNVNEFQELARKVLPKMYYDFFAGGAEDEYTLKENIEAFHRITIQPRILVDVSRIDMSTVILGHKTSAPIILAPSAAHQLAHPEGEVATARGAAACNVIMGLSFMSTCTVEEVASSCNAVRFFQIYVYKRRDVTAFMVRRAESNGFRAIILTADTPRLGRREADIKNKMISFRPRNFEGLISTDVVSDKGSNLAAYAEETLDPSLCWKDIAWLKSITKLPILIKGILNGEDAMKAIEAGVVGIIISNHGARQLDYSPATISVLEEVVQAVQGKVPVLLDGGIRRGTDIFKALALGAKAVMIGRPVIYGLAAKGESGVKQVIEMLKNELELTMALAGCCTVDDITRSHVKTEKERFLCRM from the exons ATGGCGGGTGAACCAGTTAATGTGAATGAATTTCAAGAGCTTGCTAGGAAAGTTCTTCCAAAGATGTACTATGACTTCTTTGCTGGAGGAGCTGAGGATGAGTACACACTCAAAGAAAATATCGAAGCATTTCATAGAATCAC TATTCAGCCAAGAATACTAGTTGATGTGAGCAGAATAGACATGTCAACTGTTATACTCGGTCACAAGACATCAGCTCCAATTATACTTGCCCCTTCTGCTGCGCATCAATTGGCACATCCTGAAG GAGAAGTTGCAACAGCTAGAGGTGCTGCAGCATGTAATGTTATCATG GGACTGTCATTTATGTCTACATGCACAGTGGAGGAGGTTGCTTCAAGCTGCAATGCTGTTCGCTTCTTTCAAATATAT GTTTACAAAAGGAGAGATGTAACAGCATTTATGGTACGTCGAGCTGAGAGCAACGGGTTCAGGGCTATAATTCTCACTGCTGATACTCCAAGGCTTGGCAGAAGGGAGGCTGATATAAAGAATAA GATGATATCTTTTCGGCCGAGGAATTTTGAAGGTCTTATATCAACTGATGTTGTTTCT GACAAAGGCTCAAATCTTGCAGCATATGCTGAAGAAACTCTTGATCCGTCGCTTTGCTGGAAG GATATAGCGTGGCTAAAATCAATTACTAAGTTGCCAATTTTGATTAAGGGTATTCTCAATGGTGAAGATG cAATGAAAGCAATTGAAGCAGGAGTTGTAGGAATTATCATCTCTAATCATGGAGCTCGACAACTAGATTACTCTCCAGCTACTATTTCTGTTCTTGAAGAG GTGGTCCAAGCTGTTCAAGGTAAAGTTCCAGTTCTTCTCGATGGAGGAATTAGGCGAGGAACAGATATATTCAAGGCATTAGCACTAGGGGCAAAAGCTGTTATG ATTGGTCGACCAGTTATCTATGGCCTGGCTGCTAAGGGAGAATCTGGAGTAAAGCAAGTTATTGAAATGCTAAAGAATGAACTTGAGCTGACCATGGCTCTTGCTGGCTGCTGCACTGTGGATGATATTACAAGAAGCCATGTTAAGACAGAGAAAGAGAGGTTCCTTTGTAGGATGTAA
- the LOC125858161 gene encoding peroxisomal (S)-2-hydroxyacid oxidase GLO4-like produces the protein MAGEPVNVNEFEELARKVLPKIYYDFFSGGAEDQYTLKENIEAFRRITIRPRILVDVSKIDMSTIILGHRTSAPIIVAPTSSHQLAHPEGEVATARGAAACNVIMGVAFTSTCTMEEIASSCKAVRFIQTFAFKREITANMVQRAERNGFRAIILTVDTPRLGRKEADIKNKMIAPPFKNFEGLISTEVVSDKGSNVEAYAAETLDPSFCWKDIAWLKSITKLPILIKGVLTGEDATKAIEAGVAGIIVSNHGARQLDYTPATISVLEEVVHAIQGKVPVLLDGGIRRGTDIFKALAIGAKAVLIGRPVIYGLAAKGETGVKQVIEMLKNELEQTMALAGCCTVDDITRSHIFTETERFLCRM, from the exons ATGGCAGGTGAACCAGTTAATGTGAATGAATTTGAAGAGCTAGCTAGGAAAGTTCTTCCAAAGATATACTATGACTTCTTTTCTGGAGGAGCTGAGGACCAGTATACActcaaagaaaatattgaagcaTTTCGTAGAATCAC TATCCGGCCAAGAATACTTGTTGATGTGAGCAAAATAGACATGTCAACTATTATACTCGGTCACAGGACATCAGCTCCAATTATAGTTGCCCCAACTTCGTCGCATCAATTGGCACATCCTGAAG GAGAAGTTGCAACAGCTAGAGGTGCTGCAGCATGTAATGTTATCATG GGAGTGGCATTTACGTCAACATGCACAATGGAGGAGATTGCTTCAAGCTGCAAGGCTGTTCGCTTCATTCAGACTTTC GCTTTCAAGAGAGAGATAACAGCAAATATGGTACAGAGAGCTGAACGCAACGGGTTCAGGGCAATAATTCTCACTGTTGATACTCCCAGACTAGGTAGAAAGGAGGCAGATATAAAGAATAA GATGATTGCACCTCCTTTCAAGAATTTTGAAGGTCTTATATCAACTGAAGTTGTTTCT GACAAAGGCTCAAATGTTGAAGCTTACGCTGCAGAAACTCTTGATCCTTCGTTTTGCTGGAAG GATATAGCATGGTTAAAATCAATTACCAAGTTGCCAATTCTGATCAAGGGTGTTCTCACTGGTGAAGATG CAACCAAAGCAATTGAAGCAGGAGTTGCAGGAATAATCGTCTCTAACCATGGAGCTCGGCAGCTGGATTACACTCCAGCTACTATTTCTGTTCTTGAAGAG GTGGTCCATGCTATTCAAGGTAAAGTTCCAGTTCTTCTTGATGGAGGAATTAGGCGAGGAACAGACATATTCAAGGCATTAGCAATAGGCGCAAAAGCTGTTCTG ATTGGTCGACCAGTCATCTATGGTCTGGCTGCTAAGGGGGAGACCGGGGTAAAGCAAGTTATAGAAATGCTCAAGAATGAATTGGAGCAGACCATGGCTCTTGCTGGCTGCTGCACTGTGGATGACATTACCAGAAGCCATATTTTTACAGAGACAGAAAGGTTCCTATGTAGGATGTAG